The proteins below are encoded in one region of Bacillus vallismortis:
- a CDS encoding tyrosine-type recombinase/integrase — translation MNFVQPIRDPECIFYIKRFLKEQNMRNYMLFVTGINSGLRISDILQLRVRDAKRPYFNLIEKKTKKKKRIDMTPALQREFKAYIEGKEDHEFLFKSREGINKPISRSMAYKILRVAAEYVGLDDIGTHTLRKTFGYHFYKQTKDVAMLQEIFNHSDQRTTLRYIGINQDAMNNAMKKFKI, via the coding sequence ATGAATTTTGTTCAGCCTATACGTGATCCGGAATGTATCTTCTACATCAAGAGGTTTTTAAAAGAGCAAAACATGAGGAATTACATGCTATTTGTGACCGGTATCAATTCAGGGCTCCGCATATCGGATATTCTGCAGCTGAGAGTAAGAGACGCTAAACGGCCATACTTCAATCTCATAGAAAAGAAAACGAAAAAGAAAAAGAGAATCGACATGACACCAGCTCTTCAAAGAGAATTTAAAGCCTATATCGAAGGGAAAGAGGATCATGAGTTTCTCTTTAAAAGCCGTGAAGGGATTAACAAGCCAATATCCCGGTCGATGGCATACAAGATTCTCAGGGTGGCTGCTGAGTATGTAGGTTTAGACGATATTGGAACCCATACATTGAGGAAAACATTTGGTTATCACTTTTACAAACAAACAAAGGACGTTGCCATGCTGCAGGAGATATTTAATCACTCAGACCAACGGACAACCCTGCGGTATATTGGAATCAATCAAGACGCCATGAACAACGCTATGAAGAAATTCAAAATATAA
- a CDS encoding VWA domain-containing protein — MDKLQEIKASISKLKGYENAKPTDQYWMIKEHIDFLIDRTELSVKQQEIIEENKRQQEVTVYQFRQAREEIQHLSGDRKRYKQALEKIITNLNFAIQVAQNVLEGDVK; from the coding sequence ATGGATAAATTGCAGGAAATTAAAGCGAGTATTTCAAAACTAAAAGGCTATGAAAATGCTAAGCCAACAGATCAATATTGGATGATTAAAGAGCATATTGACTTTCTGATTGATCGGACTGAACTGTCTGTGAAGCAGCAGGAGATTATTGAGGAAAACAAGCGCCAGCAGGAAGTAACGGTTTATCAGTTCCGACAGGCTCGGGAGGAGATTCAGCATCTTAGCGGGGATAGGAAACGATACAAACAGGCATTGGAAAAGATCATTACCAATCTCAATTTTGCGATACAAGTTGCTCAAAATGTATTGGAGGGTGATGTGAAATGA
- a CDS encoding DUF1643 domain-containing protein, translating to MTAEVYEDAKIETIACYSKCKNYRFYLKKTLNYEPLEAKKYNLDKNITFILLNPNIAGALITDRTVMNATNYAVEEGYGSITFLNLFPYKSLRPKKLVKNSEIYIKKNRFYIKKLCIEADLIIIGWGARGEYKKEKKEVFEILKEINKDNVDVLKCFEINTEKLKKLKDTEKIKPTELKILNDPPNPPLHLRNYNKDLWKLTTYKYDLEQNNKSN from the coding sequence ATGACTGCTGAAGTTTATGAAGATGCGAAAATTGAAACAATAGCCTGTTATTCTAAATGCAAGAATTATAGATTTTATTTAAAAAAAACTTTAAATTATGAACCGCTAGAAGCGAAGAAATATAACCTTGATAAAAACATAACTTTCATTCTGCTAAACCCAAATATAGCGGGTGCTTTAATTACAGATAGAACAGTAATGAATGCTACAAATTACGCCGTTGAAGAAGGATATGGTTCGATAACCTTTTTAAACCTGTTTCCATATAAAAGTTTAAGACCAAAAAAGCTGGTCAAAAACTCGGAAATATATATTAAGAAAAATCGATTCTATATTAAAAAGCTGTGCATTGAAGCTGATTTAATCATAATTGGATGGGGAGCAAGGGGAGAATATAAAAAAGAGAAAAAAGAAGTTTTTGAGATTCTGAAAGAAATTAATAAGGATAATGTTGATGTGTTGAAATGCTTTGAGATTAACACGGAGAAGCTAAAAAAGTTAAAAGATACCGAGAAAATAAAACCGACGGAATTAAAAATATTGAACGATCCACCAAATCCTCCATTACATCTTAGAAATTATAATAAAGATTTATGGAAGTTAACAACTTACAAATATGATTTAGAACAAAACAATAAAAGCAATTAA
- a CDS encoding ArpU family phage packaging/lysis transcriptional regulator — MNQLTLNIPQIDEEATKLKAEKLLDQYRLYLLQVPDDFLPKVTPTYSIVPPSITNEFHSSTEEAALKRLDWEIQRDKFLKRIQRAVNRLSQRERQIIVMLYMKQEEMYDYEVYAEMGLSQRSYYRVKVKALYRLAFALREEVYKKGAAS, encoded by the coding sequence ATGAATCAATTAACATTAAACATTCCTCAGATTGACGAAGAAGCGACTAAATTAAAAGCAGAGAAGCTGCTGGATCAATACCGGTTATATCTCTTACAGGTACCAGATGATTTTTTGCCAAAAGTTACACCTACTTACAGCATTGTTCCGCCAAGTATCACGAATGAGTTTCATTCCTCAACAGAAGAGGCAGCATTAAAGCGTCTTGATTGGGAGATTCAGCGTGACAAATTCTTAAAAAGGATTCAAAGGGCTGTTAACCGGCTTTCTCAAAGAGAACGGCAGATCATTGTCATGCTCTATATGAAGCAGGAAGAAATGTACGATTATGAAGTGTATGCAGAAATGGGTCTGAGCCAGCGAAGCTATTATCGTGTGAAAGTAAAAGCTCTCTACCGGCTGGCATTTGCTCTAAGAGAAGAAGTCTACAAGAAAGGGGCAGCTTCTTAA